A genomic window from Elaeis guineensis isolate ETL-2024a chromosome 3, EG11, whole genome shotgun sequence includes:
- the LOC105041237 gene encoding uncharacterized protein, with translation MVISAETASRPPDPPSAATAASSRAETQGNLLHNFSFPVLKTWGNQRLLRCVNVNRKGEIIGGGTGRRSAVEGGGLRIRAPAEGGEGDAGLEEVREKLLIHLREAADRMKLAVLLPTGGSPGKPEPELELDPEPVAGAEPSSSVAVRPWNLRTRRAGSRARMGIERHLSVSPPRPPVAAERRTVRLRSEDLERRDRPKFSITLTREEIEEDIYAVTGSRARRRPKKRPRVVQKQLDGLFPGSWLSEITADTYRVPE, from the exons ATGGTGATCTCCGCCGAGACGGCCTCGAGGCCGCCGGATCCCCCGTCGGCGGCCACGGCCGCGTCCTCGAGAGCAGAGACGCAGGGTAACCTCCTTCATAACTTCTCCTTTCCAGTGCTCAAGACGTGGGGAAACCAGCGGCTCCTTCGTTGCGTGAACGTGAACCGCAAAGGGGAGATCATCGGTGGCGGCACAGGCCGGAGATCGGCGGTCGAGGGAGGCGGGCTGCGGATCCGAGCTCCGGCGGAGGGCGGCGAGGGCGACGCGGGGCTGGAGGAGGTCAGGGAGAAGCTCCTCATCCACCTCCGCGAGGCGGCGGACCGGATGAAGCTGGCGGTCCTGCTTCCTACGGGCGGGTCCCCGGGGAAGCCGGAGCCGGAGCTGGAACTGGATCCGGAACCCGTGGCGGGAGCGGAGCCGTCTTCGTCGGTGGCGGTGAGGCCGTGGAATCTGAGGACGAGGAGAGCAGGGTCtagagcccggatggggatcgagCGGCACCTGAGCGTCTCCCCTCCCCGGCCGCCGGTGGCGGCGGAGAGGAGGACGGTCCGGCTGAGGTCGGAGGACTTAGAGCGGAGGGACCGGCCCAAGTTCTCGATCACGCTCACGAGGGAGGAGATCGAGGAAGATATCTACGCGGTGACGGGATCCCGCGCCCGCCGCCGGCCCAAAAAGCGGCCTCGCGTCGTCCAGAAGCAGCTCGAC GGGTTGTTCCCTGGTTCATGGTTGTCGGAGATAACGGCGGACACGTACCGAGTTCCGGAGTAG